A genomic stretch from Chiloscyllium plagiosum isolate BGI_BamShark_2017 chromosome 45, ASM401019v2, whole genome shotgun sequence includes:
- the LOC122543936 gene encoding gastrula zinc finger protein XlCGF17.1-like gives MPHLPQPESQRTLNMEGKNTIHSGEKRWKCGDCGERFRYLSVLEIHRRSHTGERPFTCTECGKGFTRSSILLKHQRVHTGERPFKCPVCGMCYKSSSNLMAHLRVHSDERPFQCPDCGKCYKGSGDLMRHQHIHTEERPFKCPNCGKCYKSPRALMNHQQVHTEERPFECLDCGKCFKTSSNLISHRRVHTDERPFKCTDCGKCFKSSRDLMNHQRVHSDDKPFKCSDCGNCFKSSGELMSHQRVHTDEKPFKCLDCGKCYKSSGELTSHQRVHTEERWFTCSQCGTRFRRSFDLTEHRRIHTGEKPFTCSVCGKEFTRSCRLVAHQRVHTEERPFRCSHCGSGFRQSSHLTAHQRVHTGERPFACTECGKRFTRTCNLLRHQRVHK, from the coding sequence ATGCCCCATTTGCCACAACCTGAATCGCAACGGACtttgaacatggaaggaaaaaACACCATTCACAGTGGAGAGAAACGATGGAAATGTGGAGATTGTGGAGAAAGGTTCCGTTACTTGTCAGTGCTGGAAATTCATCGCCGTAGTCACACTGGGGAAAGACCATTCACCTGCAcagagtgtgggaaaggattcacgcGGTCATCCATCTTACtgaaacaccagcgagttcacactggggagagaccttttaaatgcccaGTTTGTGGAATGTGCTATAAAAGTTCCAGCAACTTAATGGCCCATTTACGTGTCCACAGTGATGAAAGACCTTTCCAATGcccagactgtgggaagtgctATAAAGGTTCTGGGGATCTGATGCGCCATCAACatattcacactgaggagaggcctTTTAAGTGCCCAAATTGTGGGAAGTGCTACAAAAGTCCCAGGGCACTAATGAACCATCAACAAGTTCACACAGAGGAGAGACCTTTCGAATGCTTAGACTGTgggaaatgttttaaaacatccagcaatCTGATATCCCATCGGcgtgttcacactgatgagagacCTTTCAAATGCACCGACTGCGGGAAATGCTTTAAAAGTTCGAGAGATTTGATGAACCATCAACGTGTTCACTCTGATGAtaaaccttttaaatgttcagaCTGTGGAAATTGCTTTAAAAGTTCTGGGGAACTGATgtcccatcaacgtgttcacactgatgagaaaCCTTTcaaatgtttggattgtgggaaatgcTATAAAAGTTCTGGAGAACTGACTTCGCATCAACGTGTTCATACTGAGGAGAGATGGTTCACGTGTTCCCAGTGTGGGACCAGATTCAGACGATCGTTTGATCTCACGGAACACCGgcgaattcacactggggagaagccgttcacctgctccgtgtgtgGGAAGGAATTTACTCGGTCCTGTCGCCTTGTggcacaccagcgagttcacactgaggagagaccgtTCAGATGCTCTCACTGTGGGTCTGGGTTCAGGCAATCATCCCATCTCACTgcgcaccagcgagttcacactggagaaAGGCCATTTGCCTGCACAgagtgtgggaagagattcactCGGACTTGTAACCTGCTGAGACACCAACGAGTTCACAAGTGA